From the genome of Nocardia sp. NBC_01503, one region includes:
- a CDS encoding sulfate adenylyltransferase subunit 1, whose product MADLLRLATAGSVDDGKSTLVGRLLYDTKSVLADQIDAVTRASVDKGLATPDLSLLVDGLRAEREQGITIDVAYRYFATPARSFVLADTPGHVQYTRNTVSGASTAQLVILLVDARKGVIEQTRRHAAVMALLGVPKLVLAVNKIDLVDDPAGVFARIVAEFSELTAKLGWAPEDVVEIPVSALHGDNVASRSENTPYYTGPSLIEHLESVPVDADSTRHEVGLRFPVQYVIRPRTADYPDYRGYAGQVAAGTVRKGDEVVVLPSGTRTTVERIDTPNGELTSAQPGRSVTLILANDVDVSRGDTIVAADDAPEPIEAFDATVCWLGDKPLRPGARLLLKHGTRTTQAIVGALIERFDEQRLSADPAPESLALNDIGRISVRVADPVAADDYSVNRYTGSFLLIDPAGGNTLAAGLVGDALTKVEVGTEVGA is encoded by the coding sequence ATGGCCGACCTACTGAGACTGGCCACCGCCGGATCGGTCGACGACGGCAAGTCCACCCTGGTCGGACGCCTGCTGTACGACACGAAATCCGTTCTCGCCGATCAGATCGACGCGGTCACCCGCGCCTCGGTCGACAAGGGCCTGGCCACGCCGGACCTGTCGCTGCTCGTGGACGGTCTGCGCGCCGAGCGCGAGCAGGGCATTACCATCGATGTGGCGTACCGCTACTTCGCCACGCCCGCACGGTCTTTCGTGCTCGCCGATACGCCGGGGCATGTGCAGTACACCCGGAACACGGTGTCCGGCGCCTCGACCGCGCAGCTGGTGATCCTGCTCGTGGATGCCCGCAAGGGTGTTATCGAGCAGACCCGCCGCCATGCCGCGGTGATGGCGCTGCTGGGTGTGCCGAAGCTCGTCCTGGCCGTGAACAAGATCGACCTGGTCGATGATCCGGCAGGTGTGTTCGCGCGTATCGTCGCCGAATTCTCCGAGCTGACAGCGAAATTGGGCTGGGCGCCGGAAGACGTGGTGGAGATTCCGGTCTCCGCGCTGCACGGTGACAATGTGGCCTCGCGGTCGGAGAACACCCCGTACTACACCGGCCCCTCGCTCATCGAGCACCTGGAGTCGGTACCGGTGGATGCCGACAGCACCCGCCACGAGGTCGGTCTGCGCTTCCCCGTGCAGTACGTAATCCGCCCGCGCACAGCCGATTACCCGGATTACCGCGGGTACGCGGGTCAGGTCGCGGCGGGCACCGTACGCAAGGGTGACGAGGTCGTGGTGCTGCCATCGGGCACCCGCACCACCGTCGAGCGCATCGACACCCCCAATGGTGAGCTGACCTCGGCGCAGCCGGGTCGCAGTGTCACCCTGATCCTGGCCAATGACGTGGATGTCTCGCGCGGTGACACCATTGTCGCCGCCGACGATGCCCCCGAACCGATCGAAGCCTTCGACGCGACGGTCTGCTGGCTCGGCGACAAGCCGCTGCGCCCCGGTGCCCGCCTGCTGCTCAAGCACGGCACCCGTACCACCCAGGCGATCGTGGGCGCGCTCATCGAGCGCTTCGACGAACAGCGCCTGTCGGCCGATCCGGCCCCGGAGTCGTTGGCGCTCAACGACATCGGCCGTATCTCGGTACGAGTCGCCGACCCCGTCGCGGCCGACGACTACAGCGTCAACCGCTACACCGGCAGCTTCCTGCTGATCGACCCGGCGGGTGGCAACACCCTCGCCGCCGGCCTGGTCGGCGACGCCCTGACCAAGGTCGAGGTCGGCACGGAAGTCGGAGCCTGA
- the cysD gene encoding sulfate adenylyltransferase subunit CysD, protein MRVARLMSAPTAESTTLADGEFDTLAALESESIHIFREVAGEFERPVILFSGGKDSTVLLHLALKAFWPAPLPFALLHVDTGHNLPEVLEFRDHVVEKYGLRLHVASVEEYLADGRLTERPDGIRNPLQTVPLLDAINENRFDAVFGGGRRDEERSRAKERIFSLRDAFGRWDPKRQRPELWNLYNGKHAPGEHVRVFPISNWTELDIWRYIARENVELANIYYAHERPVYQRDGMWMTPGVWGGPAEGEELSVKSVRYRTVGDGSTTGAIISDAADNAAILAEVAASRLTERGATRGDDRVSEAAMEDRKREGYF, encoded by the coding sequence ATGCGGGTTGCACGCCTCATGAGCGCTCCTACTGCTGAATCCACCACCCTCGCCGATGGCGAATTCGACACTCTCGCCGCGCTCGAGAGCGAATCGATCCACATCTTCCGCGAGGTCGCGGGCGAGTTCGAACGGCCGGTGATCCTGTTCTCCGGCGGTAAGGACTCCACGGTGCTGCTGCACCTGGCGCTCAAGGCCTTCTGGCCGGCGCCGCTGCCGTTCGCGCTGCTGCATGTGGACACCGGGCACAACCTGCCCGAGGTGCTCGAGTTCCGCGACCATGTCGTCGAGAAGTACGGCCTGCGTTTGCATGTCGCCTCGGTCGAGGAGTACCTCGCCGACGGCCGGCTCACCGAGCGGCCGGACGGTATCCGCAATCCGCTGCAGACCGTACCGCTGCTGGACGCCATCAATGAGAACCGCTTCGACGCGGTCTTCGGTGGCGGCCGCCGTGACGAGGAGCGTTCCCGCGCCAAGGAGCGGATCTTCTCGCTGCGCGACGCCTTCGGGCGCTGGGATCCCAAGCGGCAGCGGCCCGAACTGTGGAACCTGTACAACGGCAAGCACGCTCCGGGTGAGCATGTGCGCGTCTTCCCGATCTCCAACTGGACCGAGCTGGATATCTGGCGGTACATCGCCCGCGAGAACGTGGAGCTGGCGAATATCTACTACGCGCATGAGCGGCCGGTGTACCAGCGCGACGGCATGTGGATGACGCCCGGCGTCTGGGGCGGCCCGGCCGAAGGTGAGGAGCTGTCGGTCAAGTCGGTGCGCTACCGCACCGTCGGCGACGGATCCACCACCGGCGCAATCATTTCCGATGCGGCCGACAATGCGGCGATTCTCGCCGAGGTCGCCGCCTCCAGACTCACCGAACGCGGCGCGACCCGTGGAGACGATCGCGTCTCCGAGGCCGCCATGGAAGATCGCAAGCGAGAGGGTTACTTCTGA
- a CDS encoding phosphoadenylyl-sulfate reductase, producing MTTTKLAEADLRALVEQGNKDLGPNATAQELLEWTEKNFGSNYIVASNMQDAVLVQLASQVRPGVDVLFLDTGYHFAETIGTRDAVELVYGVNIVNVQPENTVAEQDQLLGKDLFARDAAECCRLRKVVPLQKSLQPYNAWVTGIRRVEAPTRANAPLISFDEGFGLVKINPIAAWSDAEMAEYIEANGILVNPLVEEGYPSIGCAPCTRKPEPGSDPRSGRWAGLAKTECGLHAS from the coding sequence ATGACCACAACCAAACTCGCCGAAGCAGACCTGCGCGCCCTCGTGGAGCAGGGCAATAAGGACCTGGGTCCGAACGCCACCGCGCAGGAACTGCTGGAGTGGACCGAGAAGAACTTCGGCTCCAATTACATTGTCGCCTCGAATATGCAGGACGCGGTGCTGGTGCAGCTGGCGTCGCAGGTCCGTCCCGGTGTGGATGTGCTGTTCCTGGACACCGGCTACCACTTCGCCGAGACCATCGGCACCCGCGATGCCGTCGAGCTCGTCTACGGCGTGAATATCGTGAACGTACAGCCGGAAAACACCGTGGCGGAACAGGATCAGCTGCTCGGCAAGGATCTGTTCGCCCGCGATGCCGCCGAATGCTGCCGGCTGCGCAAGGTGGTGCCGCTGCAGAAGTCGCTCCAGCCGTACAACGCCTGGGTCACCGGTATCCGCCGGGTCGAGGCACCCACGCGCGCCAACGCGCCCCTGATCTCCTTCGACGAGGGCTTCGGGCTGGTGAAGATCAATCCGATCGCCGCCTGGTCCGACGCGGAAATGGCCGAGTACATCGAGGCCAATGGCATTCTCGTCAATCCCCTTGTGGAGGAGGGGTATCCGTCCATCGGTTGCGCTCCGTGCACACGGAAGCCGGAACCGGGATCCGATCCGCGAAGCGGCCGCTGGGCCGGCCTCGCCAAGACCGAATGCGGGTTGCACGCCTCATGA
- a CDS encoding nitrite/sulfite reductase, which translates to MTSSTDADSSESARPARPERPAAERRVRPDRARSDAPVAPRERTGKPVRRKSEGQWALGYREPLNANEQSKKDDNPLNVRARIENIYSKQGFGSIDKSDLRGRMRWWGLYTQREQGYDGTFTGDENIDLLEAEYFMMRVRCDAGALTVRQLRTLGEISTEFGRDTADLSDRENVQYHWIEIENVPEIWRRLEEVGLQTTEACGDCPRVVLGSPLAGESLTEVLDPTPAIDEIVKRYIGKKEYSNLPRKFKTAISGQQDVVHEINDVAFVGVEHPEHGPGLDLWVGGGLSTNPMLAQRLGAWVPLDEVPDVWEAVVSLYRDYGYRRLRTKARIKFLVKDWGVEKFREVLETEYLKRKLIDGPAPVQPERPIDHIGVQKLRNGLNAIGFSPIAGRVSGTILQQVADAVAAIGSDRVRFTPYQKLIVLDVPDDKVEWLIEELKPLGLHGRPSHWRRNLLACSGIEFCKLSFTETRKRSQVLAPELETRLADINADLDVPITVNINGCPNSCGRSQIADIGFKGMLVDDGAGNQIEGFQVHLGGSLGLDSGFGRKLRQHKVTSTELGDYIERVVRNFVKNRDEGERFAVWAVRAEEADLR; encoded by the coding sequence ATGACGTCGAGCACCGACGCCGACAGTTCCGAATCCGCTCGTCCCGCCCGGCCGGAACGCCCCGCGGCCGAACGACGCGTGCGTCCGGACCGCGCCCGCTCGGACGCGCCCGTCGCGCCGCGCGAGCGCACCGGTAAGCCGGTGCGGCGCAAGTCCGAGGGCCAGTGGGCGCTCGGCTACCGGGAGCCGCTGAACGCGAACGAGCAGAGCAAGAAGGACGACAACCCGCTCAATGTGCGCGCGCGCATCGAGAACATCTACTCGAAGCAGGGTTTCGGCTCCATCGACAAGAGCGATCTGCGCGGCCGCATGCGCTGGTGGGGGCTCTACACCCAGCGCGAGCAGGGCTACGACGGCACCTTCACCGGTGACGAGAACATCGACCTGCTCGAGGCCGAGTACTTCATGATGCGGGTGCGCTGCGACGCCGGCGCGCTCACCGTGCGCCAGCTGCGCACCCTCGGTGAGATCTCGACCGAATTCGGCCGCGACACCGCGGATCTCTCGGACCGCGAGAACGTGCAGTACCACTGGATCGAGATCGAGAACGTGCCGGAGATCTGGCGGCGACTCGAAGAGGTCGGCCTGCAGACCACCGAGGCGTGCGGCGACTGCCCGCGCGTGGTGCTGGGTTCGCCGCTCGCCGGTGAATCCCTCACCGAGGTCCTCGATCCGACCCCGGCCATCGACGAGATCGTCAAGCGCTACATCGGCAAGAAGGAATACTCCAACCTGCCGCGCAAGTTCAAGACCGCCATCTCCGGTCAGCAGGATGTGGTGCACGAGATCAACGATGTCGCGTTCGTCGGCGTCGAACATCCCGAACACGGTCCGGGACTTGACCTTTGGGTCGGTGGCGGACTCTCCACCAATCCGATGCTGGCCCAGCGCCTGGGCGCGTGGGTGCCCCTGGACGAGGTGCCGGACGTATGGGAAGCGGTCGTCTCGCTGTACCGCGACTACGGCTACCGCCGCCTGCGCACCAAGGCGCGCATCAAGTTCCTGGTCAAGGACTGGGGCGTGGAGAAGTTCCGCGAGGTGCTCGAGACCGAGTACCTGAAGCGCAAGCTGATCGACGGTCCCGCGCCGGTGCAGCCGGAGCGCCCGATCGACCACATCGGCGTGCAGAAGCTGCGTAATGGCTTGAACGCCATCGGCTTCTCCCCCATCGCCGGTCGCGTCTCGGGAACGATTCTCCAGCAGGTCGCCGACGCCGTGGCAGCCATCGGCTCGGACCGGGTTCGGTTCACCCCGTACCAGAAGCTGATCGTCCTGGATGTGCCCGACGACAAGGTCGAATGGCTCATCGAGGAACTGAAGCCGCTCGGCCTGCACGGGCGTCCGTCGCATTGGCGGCGAAACCTGCTGGCGTGCAGTGGTATCGAGTTCTGCAAGCTGTCGTTCACCGAGACCCGTAAGCGGTCCCAGGTGCTGGCTCCCGAGCTGGAGACCCGCCTGGCCGATATCAACGCCGATCTCGATGTGCCCATCACCGTGAATATCAACGGCTGCCCCAACTCCTGCGGTCGTTCGCAGATCGCCGATATCGGCTTCAAGGGCATGCTCGTCGACGACGGCGCGGGGAATCAGATCGAGGGCTTCCAGGTTCATCTCGGAGGCAGCCTCGGACTCGACAGCGGCTTCGGCCGAAAACTGCGCCAGCACAAGGTGACCAGCACCGAGCTCGGCGATTACATCGAGCGCGTCGTACGCAACTTCGTCAAGAACCGGGACGAGGGTGAGCGTTTCGCGGTGTGGGCTGTCCGCGCCGAAGAGGCAGACCTGCGGTAG
- a CDS encoding SgcJ/EcaC family oxidoreductase: MSTVELDTAAETAAIHAVVAEVAKAQRAEDADAFLALFHPDAIWTTGGGKFLNGLDEISEFTRAVLPGATKDGYATYEPFFIRFIRPDVAAVKVRQQYVTHAGELTAEGSPLYGMTKENGRWLLTFCQNTPVVAH; the protein is encoded by the coding sequence ATGAGCACCGTAGAACTCGACACCGCCGCCGAGACCGCCGCCATCCACGCCGTCGTCGCGGAGGTCGCCAAGGCCCAGCGCGCCGAGGACGCCGACGCCTTCCTCGCGCTCTTCCACCCCGATGCGATCTGGACCACCGGCGGCGGCAAATTCCTCAACGGCCTGGACGAGATCTCCGAATTCACCCGCGCGGTCCTGCCCGGTGCGACCAAGGACGGCTACGCCACCTACGAGCCCTTCTTCATCCGCTTCATCCGCCCCGATGTGGCCGCGGTGAAGGTCCGCCAGCAGTACGTCACCCACGCCGGCGAACTCACCGCCGAGGGCTCACCGCTCTACGGCATGACCAAGGAGAACGGCCGCTGGCTACTCACCTTCTGTCAGAACACCCCCGTCGTCGCCCACTGA
- a CDS encoding immunity 49 family protein, whose amino-acid sequence MRDGDERPGDVVARHEIDVAELAIVDAGSVAPVVYHVPMPEVRPEGPNFARSFGGELLARTLLWDPHATQEMTWQYAKMAAETITDRFRAGGIESGFDRHDRVAGWRAAFYWALIARDPEAMNEVASYPVERLRETSGQAFDEFQYEWARILQEAWRFGPETVGERAWALDTTSRVGAQPSVDALLRPGIEVLTRFAARDGDGFLWELGKALRAHRSFFDTDTWRHDPEGVFSLPLLGLACWASDLGLRIDIESEYLPLGFVRQPGWSQALSVGDDGGVLTEGE is encoded by the coding sequence ATGCGGGACGGCGATGAGCGGCCCGGCGATGTGGTCGCCCGGCACGAGATCGATGTGGCGGAGCTCGCGATTGTCGATGCCGGATCGGTGGCGCCGGTGGTCTATCACGTGCCGATGCCCGAGGTGCGGCCCGAGGGACCGAATTTCGCGCGGTCGTTCGGCGGGGAATTGCTCGCGCGCACGCTGCTCTGGGATCCCCATGCGACACAGGAAATGACCTGGCAGTACGCGAAGATGGCGGCCGAGACGATAACCGATCGGTTCCGGGCCGGTGGGATCGAATCGGGATTCGATCGGCATGATCGGGTCGCCGGGTGGCGGGCGGCGTTCTATTGGGCGCTGATCGCACGCGATCCCGAGGCCATGAACGAGGTGGCGTCCTATCCGGTCGAGCGGTTGCGGGAGACCAGCGGGCAGGCGTTCGACGAATTCCAGTACGAGTGGGCGCGAATTCTGCAGGAGGCCTGGCGGTTCGGACCGGAGACGGTCGGCGAACGGGCCTGGGCGCTGGATACCACCAGCCGGGTGGGAGCGCAGCCGTCGGTGGACGCACTGCTGCGACCCGGTATCGAGGTGCTCACCCGGTTCGCGGCACGTGACGGCGACGGGTTCCTGTGGGAGCTCGGCAAGGCGCTGCGTGCGCATCGGTCGTTCTTCGATACCGATACCTGGCGGCATGATCCCGAAGGCGTGTTCTCGCTGCCGCTGCTGGGCCTGGCCTGCTGGGCGAGTGATCTCGGCCTGCGGATCGATATCGAATCCGAGTATCTCCCTTTGGGTTTCGTTCGCCAACCGGGTTGGTCGCAGGCGCTGTCAGTGGGCGACGACGGGGGTGTTCTGACAGAAGGTGAGTAG
- the hemW gene encoding radical SAM family heme chaperone HemW yields MELRDFGDGPFGIYIHVPFCATRCGYCDFNTYTAGELGTSASPQSWFEALRGELATAAEQFAAFSSAQPKVETVFVGGGTPSLLGGDGLADVLTAIRANFTLAADAEVTTESNPESTSPEFFGKLLDGGFTRVSLGMQSAAAHVLKVLDRTHTPGRAVAAAQEARAAGFEHVNLDLIYGTPGETDADLDASLDAVLAAGVDHVSAYSLIVEDGTALARRVRRGELPAPDDDVLAARYERIDSRLEAAGLTWYEVSNWAANDRARCRHNLGYWDGGDWLGAGPGAHSHVGGVRWWNVKHPARYADRVTQGGLPAAGWEQLTDTERYTERVMLTARLRTGLPLADLDPDGRAAAQRVIADGLAESHADHLILTPRGRLLADAVVRTLLT; encoded by the coding sequence CTGGAACTGCGGGACTTCGGTGACGGGCCGTTCGGGATCTACATTCACGTGCCGTTCTGCGCGACCCGATGCGGGTACTGCGACTTCAACACCTATACGGCGGGGGAGCTGGGTACCTCGGCTTCGCCGCAGTCCTGGTTCGAGGCGTTGCGGGGTGAATTGGCCACTGCGGCTGAGCAATTCGCGGCTTTTTCGAGTGCTCAGCCCAAGGTGGAGACGGTCTTCGTCGGTGGGGGTACGCCGTCGCTGCTCGGCGGTGATGGCCTGGCCGATGTGCTGACCGCCATTCGCGCGAACTTCACGCTGGCGGCCGATGCCGAGGTGACCACCGAGTCGAATCCGGAATCCACTTCGCCAGAGTTCTTCGGCAAGCTCCTCGACGGCGGGTTCACTCGGGTGTCGCTGGGAATGCAGTCCGCGGCCGCGCATGTGCTGAAAGTGCTCGACCGCACGCACACGCCCGGACGAGCCGTCGCCGCTGCCCAGGAGGCGCGCGCAGCCGGGTTCGAGCACGTCAATCTGGATCTCATCTATGGGACACCGGGTGAGACCGACGCCGATTTGGATGCCAGCCTTGATGCTGTGCTGGCCGCTGGGGTCGATCATGTGTCGGCGTATTCGCTGATCGTCGAGGACGGCACCGCACTCGCTCGCCGAGTGCGTCGCGGCGAACTGCCCGCCCCCGATGACGATGTGCTCGCCGCCCGCTACGAACGCATCGATTCCCGCCTCGAGGCGGCCGGCCTGACCTGGTACGAGGTCTCCAACTGGGCCGCGAACGACCGCGCCCGCTGCCGCCACAACCTCGGCTACTGGGACGGCGGTGACTGGCTCGGCGCGGGCCCCGGCGCACACAGCCACGTCGGCGGCGTCCGCTGGTGGAACGTGAAACACCCCGCGCGCTACGCGGATCGAGTCACCCAGGGTGGCCTCCCCGCCGCCGGCTGGGAGCAACTCACCGATACCGAGCGCTACACCGAACGAGTCATGCTCACCGCCCGCCTTCGCACCGGCCTCCCCCTCGCCGATCTCGACCCCGACGGCCGCGCGGCGGCGCAACGCGTAATCGCCGACGGCCTAGCCGAATCGCACGCCGACCACCTGATCCTGACCCCCCGCGGCCGACTCCTCGCCGACGCCGTAGTCCGCACCCTCCTCACCTGA
- a CDS encoding epoxide hydrolase family protein: MVPFQVEVSQAQVRDLRQRLSRTRWPAQIPGVGWARGVPVEYLRELAEHWARRFDWSAWEKLLNSYPQYTTVIDGARIHFLHIRSPHAGATPMIMLHGWPGSVLEFLEVIEPLTDPEDGSPAFDLIIPSHPNFGFSGPTPDSGWDSTRTARAYTELMRRLGYPRYAVQGGDYGAFIGPDLGRLDEERVIGVHVNAATWGFMPHGQVPDEVAATLTELEREKLTLIGEFLTDGSGYYQIQGTRPHTLGFALADSPAGQLAWIVEKFHAWTGANGTFEERVDRDRMLADISIYWFTNTGSSSAQMYYESLHSPQHPTRSRVPTAVANFAGDPAIRRYAEQLNTIARWTEFDTGGHFAAMQTPALLIADLREFFTDLRG, from the coding sequence ATCGTTCCATTTCAAGTCGAGGTCTCGCAGGCGCAGGTGCGGGATCTTCGGCAGCGCCTGAGCCGAACCCGCTGGCCCGCACAGATTCCCGGTGTCGGTTGGGCGCGTGGTGTGCCGGTCGAATACCTACGTGAGCTCGCCGAGCATTGGGCGCGGCGGTTCGACTGGTCGGCCTGGGAGAAGCTGCTCAACTCCTATCCGCAGTACACGACGGTTATCGACGGTGCGCGAATTCACTTCCTGCACATACGATCCCCGCACGCGGGTGCGACACCCATGATCATGTTGCACGGCTGGCCCGGCTCGGTGCTGGAGTTCCTCGAGGTGATCGAACCGCTCACAGATCCCGAGGACGGCAGTCCCGCATTCGATTTGATCATCCCGTCGCATCCGAACTTCGGATTCTCGGGCCCCACACCGGATTCGGGTTGGGACAGCACCCGCACCGCCCGCGCCTACACCGAACTCATGCGCCGCCTGGGTTATCCGCGCTACGCCGTGCAGGGCGGCGACTACGGCGCGTTCATCGGCCCGGATCTCGGCCGCCTCGACGAGGAGCGCGTGATCGGCGTACACGTCAACGCCGCCACCTGGGGCTTCATGCCGCACGGCCAGGTACCCGATGAGGTGGCCGCCACCCTCACCGAGCTGGAGCGCGAAAAGCTCACGCTCATAGGCGAATTCCTCACCGACGGCAGCGGCTACTACCAGATCCAGGGCACCCGCCCGCACACTCTCGGCTTCGCCCTCGCGGATTCCCCTGCGGGACAACTGGCTTGGATAGTCGAGAAGTTCCACGCCTGGACCGGCGCGAACGGCACCTTCGAGGAACGCGTCGACCGCGACCGCATGCTCGCCGACATCTCCATCTACTGGTTCACCAATACCGGCAGCTCCTCGGCCCAGATGTACTACGAATCCCTGCACTCTCCGCAGCACCCCACCCGCTCCCGCGTCCCCACCGCCGTAGCCAATTTCGCCGGCGATCCCGCCATCCGCCGCTACGCCGAACAACTCAACACCATCGCCCGCTGGACCGAATTCGACACCGGTGGCCATTTCGCCGCGATGCAGACCCCGGCCCTGCTCATCGCCGATCTCCGCGAGTTCTTCACCGACCTGCGCGGCTGA
- the hrcA gene encoding heat-inducible transcriptional repressor HrcA codes for MSTTEQRRLEVLRAIVADYISTKEPIGSKTLVERHNLGVSSATVRNDMAVLEAEGYITQPHTSSGRIPTDKGYRQFVDHISEVKPLSNAERRAIMEFLESGVDLDDVLRRGVRLLAQLTRQVAMVQYPTVSASTVRHIEVVALNPARLLLVVITDSGRVDQRLVDLGNVIGDDDLGAIRAMLGKAMEGKRLASASAAVAELPEHSTGKLRDVLIRVSTVLVETLVEHPEERLVLGGTANLTRNAGDFAGNGFPGSLRSVLEALEEQVIVLKLLAASQQPGTVTVQIGEETKVEQMRGTAVVSTGYGMPGTVLGGMGVLGPTRMDYPGTIASVAAVARYIGEVLAER; via the coding sequence ATGTCTACCACGGAGCAGCGGCGGCTCGAGGTCCTGCGAGCGATCGTCGCGGACTACATTTCGACCAAGGAGCCGATCGGCTCCAAAACGCTGGTGGAGCGGCACAATCTGGGCGTCTCCAGTGCGACGGTGCGCAATGACATGGCTGTGCTCGAGGCCGAGGGGTACATCACTCAGCCGCACACCAGTTCGGGGCGCATACCGACCGATAAGGGCTATCGGCAGTTCGTCGATCACATCTCCGAGGTCAAGCCGCTCTCCAATGCCGAGCGCCGGGCCATCATGGAGTTCCTGGAGAGCGGCGTCGATCTCGACGACGTACTCCGCCGGGGGGTGCGGTTGCTCGCACAGCTGACCCGGCAGGTCGCCATGGTGCAGTACCCGACCGTGAGCGCCTCCACCGTCCGGCATATCGAGGTTGTCGCGCTCAATCCAGCGCGCCTGCTGCTGGTGGTCATCACCGATTCCGGCCGTGTCGATCAGCGTCTGGTAGATCTGGGCAATGTGATCGGCGATGACGATCTGGGCGCGATCCGCGCCATGCTCGGCAAAGCCATGGAGGGCAAGCGCCTCGCGTCCGCGTCGGCGGCGGTGGCCGAACTACCCGAGCACTCCACCGGCAAGCTGCGTGATGTTCTCATCCGCGTCTCCACGGTGCTGGTGGAGACCCTGGTCGAACATCCCGAGGAGCGGCTGGTGCTGGGCGGCACCGCGAACCTCACCCGCAATGCCGGGGACTTCGCCGGGAACGGATTCCCGGGGTCGCTGCGTTCGGTGCTGGAGGCACTCGAAGAACAGGTCATCGTGCTGAAGCTGCTGGCAGCCTCACAGCAACCAGGTACCGTGACCGTGCAGATCGGGGAGGAGACCAAGGTCGAACAGATGCGCGGAACGGCGGTGGTGTCCACCGGATACGGGATGCCCGGTACCGTTCTTGGCGGCATGGGGGTGCTGGGCCCGACGCGCATGGACTATCCGGGGACCATCGCCTCGGTAGCGGCCGTGGCCCGGTACATCGGTGAGGTGCTCGCCGAACGGTGA
- the dnaJ gene encoding molecular chaperone DnaJ yields the protein MARDYYALLGVARNATDQEIKRAYRKLARELHPDVNPEPEAQERFREVSTAYEVLTDAEKRRIVDLGGDPMENGGGGGGGFSGAGFGGLGDVFEAFFGGMNTSNPRKPRGRVQPGADSLLRTRLSLQECAVGVTKHLTVDTAILCDVCVGAGTNGNSKPVRCETCGGAGEVQTVQRSFLGQVMTSRPCPTCRGAGETIPDPCRKCGGDGRVRSRREIAAPIPAGVASGMRVRLAAQGEVGPGGGPAGDLYVEIVEQPHDTFVRDSDDLHCTIRVPMVDATLGTTVVIDTILDGPVELTIPAGTQPGEVSVLRGHGMPKLRANSRGDLIAHLDIVIPTKMDSKQSDLLRKYKAMRPNERTEVLSTQSEHNSGLFARLRASFSGR from the coding sequence GTGGCACGGGACTATTACGCACTGCTCGGCGTCGCACGCAACGCGACCGACCAGGAGATCAAGCGCGCCTATCGGAAGCTGGCGCGTGAACTGCATCCCGACGTCAACCCGGAACCGGAGGCGCAGGAGCGGTTCCGCGAGGTGTCGACCGCCTATGAGGTGCTGACCGACGCGGAGAAGCGCCGCATCGTCGACCTCGGTGGCGACCCCATGGAGAACGGGGGCGGAGGTGGCGGCGGATTCTCCGGCGCCGGCTTCGGTGGCCTCGGTGACGTGTTCGAAGCCTTCTTCGGCGGGATGAACACCTCGAATCCGCGTAAGCCGCGCGGTCGCGTGCAGCCCGGCGCGGATTCGCTACTGCGCACCCGGCTCTCGTTGCAGGAGTGCGCGGTCGGGGTCACCAAACATCTGACCGTCGACACCGCGATCCTCTGCGATGTGTGCGTGGGCGCGGGCACCAATGGCAACTCCAAGCCGGTGCGCTGCGAAACCTGCGGTGGCGCGGGCGAAGTGCAGACGGTGCAGCGTTCGTTCCTGGGTCAGGTCATGACCTCGCGGCCGTGCCCGACCTGCCGTGGCGCGGGCGAGACCATTCCGGACCCCTGCCGCAAGTGCGGCGGTGACGGCCGGGTGCGTTCGCGTCGCGAGATCGCCGCGCCGATTCCGGCCGGTGTGGCCAGCGGTATGCGCGTGCGCCTGGCGGCACAGGGTGAGGTCGGCCCGGGCGGCGGTCCCGCCGGTGATCTGTACGTCGAGATCGTGGAGCAGCCGCACGACACCTTCGTGCGCGACAGCGATGATCTGCACTGCACCATTCGCGTGCCCATGGTGGACGCGACGCTGGGCACCACTGTGGTCATCGACACCATCCTGGACGGTCCGGTCGAGCTCACCATTCCGGCGGGCACCCAGCCCGGTGAGGTCTCGGTGCTGCGCGGCCACGGAATGCCCAAGCTGCGCGCCAACTCTCGCGGTGATCTGATCGCGCACCTGGATATCGTGATCCCCACCAAGATGGACTCCAAGCAGTCCGATCTGCTGCGCAAGTACAAGGCCATGCGCCCGAACGAGCGCACCGAGGTGCTCTCCACCCAGTCCGAGCACAACAGCGGTCTGTTCGCCCGGCTGCGCGCCTCCTTCAGCGGACGCTGA